The following proteins are encoded in a genomic region of Microcoleus sp. FACHB-68:
- the prmC gene encoding peptide chain release factor N(5)-glutamine methyltransferase produces MVVSGLELWQWRVEAKAGAVAADIPPAEVDWLLQEVAGLDRLALRLESFKERSQIPLQLPLPELTQLWNRRLSERVPVQYLVGRAPWRNFSLTVSSAVLIPRPETECIIDLAVAGSTTEMQQGHWVDLGTGSGAIAIGLAEALTKSRIHAVDFSPAALAIAQQNAQQLGFADRIQFYQGSWFEPLDALKNRLSGMVSNPPYIPAGIIAQLQPEVAKHEPHLALAGGEDGLDCIRHLVETAPAYLRPGGIWLIEMMAGQAEAVVELLSRQESYERIQIFPDLAGVERFAMAYIRA; encoded by the coding sequence ATGGTTGTCTCAGGGTTAGAGCTTTGGCAGTGGCGAGTTGAGGCGAAGGCGGGTGCGGTAGCGGCAGATATCCCACCGGCAGAAGTGGACTGGCTACTGCAAGAAGTAGCCGGTCTTGACCGTTTAGCGCTGCGGCTGGAATCTTTTAAAGAACGTTCGCAAATTCCCCTGCAACTGCCTTTGCCTGAACTCACCCAACTATGGAACCGGCGCTTATCAGAACGAGTGCCGGTTCAATATTTAGTAGGACGAGCACCTTGGCGGAATTTTTCCCTCACTGTTTCATCGGCAGTCCTAATCCCACGTCCGGAAACCGAGTGTATTATCGATTTGGCGGTTGCCGGTTCTACAACGGAGATGCAGCAAGGACATTGGGTAGATTTAGGTACCGGCAGCGGTGCGATAGCAATCGGCCTAGCTGAAGCATTGACAAAATCACGAATTCATGCAGTCGATTTCAGCCCTGCTGCCTTGGCCATCGCGCAACAAAACGCCCAGCAGTTAGGGTTTGCAGACAGAATTCAGTTTTATCAAGGTTCTTGGTTTGAGCCTTTGGACGCCCTAAAAAACCGACTCAGTGGCATGGTTTCTAACCCGCCGTATATTCCCGCCGGCATCATAGCGCAGTTGCAACCCGAAGTCGCCAAACACGAACCACATCTGGCGCTTGCCGGTGGTGAGGATGGTTTAGATTGCATCCGGCATTTGGTAGAAACCGCGCCGGCATATTTGCGTCCCGGTGGTATTTGGCTGATTGAAATGATGGCGGGACAAGCCGAGGCTGTGGTGGAATTACTCAGCCGGCAAGAAAGTTATGAGAGAATTCAAATATTCCCCGATTTAGCCGGTGTTGAGCGCTTTGCAATGGCTTACATTCGCGCTTAA
- a CDS encoding Tic22 family protein, which produces MKSLIRWSATLGLIGTVLLAPLTGSIKALALPEDQIMEKLKLVPVFTITDAQGAPLTATVPNGDKQTSVAGIFISQLDAQAFIDKLKAKDPQLAGTVKVVPVSLAEVYQMDQASQDKPDELEIAYVPMKQQVDAAVALLKQQGQQVSQFNGVPMFVATGGPDKGYLTIQQGEQSVIPIFFNKDDLQTMVARFEQQQPDLAGKVQIKVVDLEGVIETLQKSDDPQLNQLVLIPPRETIDYLRANQPATPAGQNAPAPAPQR; this is translated from the coding sequence ATGAAATCACTGATTCGGTGGAGCGCTACGCTGGGTTTAATTGGCACTGTTTTGCTAGCACCGCTAACCGGCAGCATCAAAGCGCTGGCATTGCCCGAAGATCAAATTATGGAAAAGCTGAAACTGGTGCCGGTCTTCACCATTACTGATGCACAGGGAGCACCCTTAACAGCGACGGTTCCCAATGGAGACAAGCAGACTTCAGTTGCCGGCATTTTTATTAGTCAGCTAGACGCTCAAGCATTCATTGATAAGCTAAAAGCCAAAGATCCTCAACTGGCAGGAACCGTGAAAGTCGTGCCGGTGTCCCTGGCTGAAGTTTACCAGATGGATCAAGCCAGCCAAGACAAACCAGATGAGCTGGAAATTGCTTATGTGCCGATGAAGCAGCAGGTGGATGCAGCCGTGGCATTGCTAAAGCAACAGGGACAACAAGTTAGCCAATTTAACGGGGTGCCAATGTTTGTGGCGACAGGTGGGCCAGATAAAGGCTACCTGACGATTCAGCAGGGTGAGCAAAGCGTGATCCCTATCTTCTTTAACAAAGATGACTTGCAGACGATGGTTGCCCGCTTTGAGCAACAACAGCCTGATTTAGCCGGCAAAGTGCAAATTAAGGTTGTGGATCTCGAAGGCGTAATTGAGACGCTGCAAAAAAGTGATGATCCGCAACTGAACCAACTGGTGCTGATCCCACCCCGCGAAACGATTGACTATTTACGCGCCAACCAACCGGCAACTCCAGCAGGTCAAAACGCACCTGCGCCGGCTCCTCAACGATAG
- a CDS encoding N-6 DNA methylase, with protein sequence MTTPNILQYESKIWATADLLRGCGIKESEWPSYMMPFFALVMIESRLVRMFDLLKAEIGEEALEDIPQEDLIELIQDRGQGYNVYIFEKNQTLKDICHNDKSFDIDFEAYLHGFDAETKDLLGVDAAEGEKFLDIKGIIAKLKAKKVLLGYTKEWSGIDLKPFDNSAITTLEEHIKRRWADISAETAGEQFTPDDVIGLIAEIIASKIEDSDRLLKIYDCTCGGGNLLFGVEDRIKAKVKRLTQTFGQDWNDALYALAKIESRFRLDSKIEHGNTLTDDKFYNDEFDVVIANPPYGVDWKGFKKDIENDKTGRFEYLPSISDGQLLFMQHLISKLNALGMGVVVHNGSTLFSGDAGSAESNIRKWMLDSDIVEAVIQLPTDEFFNTGIYTYLWVLNKNKPVNRRDRVMLINASEKFKPLKKSKGSKRKEVDEASRLEIVETLARFVDNDYARVFDKEFFYFNKQAIRLTNVDEQGRTFASRLKEGKTSQKLSPLKLENGERTLTEFTITEYDSERFGSLAEVYEQDIKPFVSSLDYKEQPLVVTTEKALYSFDADQETLIKEGLGKREALGCGQIVVKAAFKKGTKTQPERIEITVELTPDYQKDYEIIPFHRDEAANWAEIQAFMAKYITKPFEYLENVVGVEINFNKAFYKPEKLRSVEEILGEVTALDEELNKVEKGLAL encoded by the coding sequence ATGACAACTCCAAACATTCTCCAATACGAATCTAAAATCTGGGCAACCGCCGATCTGCTGCGAGGCTGTGGCATCAAAGAGTCGGAATGGCCATCATATATGATGCCGTTTTTTGCCCTGGTGATGATTGAAAGCCGTTTGGTCAGGATGTTTGATCTACTAAAGGCAGAAATTGGTGAAGAGGCGTTAGAGGATATTCCTCAAGAAGATTTAATCGAGCTAATTCAGGACAGGGGACAGGGCTATAACGTTTATATTTTTGAGAAGAATCAAACTCTAAAGGATATTTGCCACAACGATAAATCCTTTGATATTGATTTTGAGGCATACCTACACGGCTTTGATGCGGAAACGAAAGATTTGTTGGGAGTGGATGCTGCCGAGGGGGAGAAGTTTCTTGATATTAAAGGCATCATTGCCAAGCTCAAAGCGAAAAAGGTGCTGTTGGGCTATACGAAGGAATGGAGTGGCATTGACCTCAAACCCTTTGATAACTCGGCAATTACGACGCTAGAAGAACACATTAAACGTCGTTGGGCAGACATTTCGGCAGAGACGGCAGGGGAACAGTTCACACCTGACGATGTAATTGGGCTGATTGCTGAGATTATCGCTTCTAAGATTGAGGACTCGGATCGCCTGTTGAAAATCTATGACTGCACCTGTGGCGGCGGTAATTTGCTCTTTGGGGTGGAAGACCGGATTAAGGCCAAGGTAAAGCGGCTAACTCAAACCTTTGGGCAAGACTGGAATGATGCGCTTTACGCCTTAGCCAAGATTGAAAGTCGGTTTCGACTAGATTCTAAGATTGAGCACGGTAACACGCTCACAGATGACAAGTTTTATAACGATGAATTTGATGTGGTGATTGCCAATCCGCCTTATGGGGTGGACTGGAAAGGCTTTAAGAAAGACATTGAGAATGACAAAACTGGGCGGTTTGAGTATCTGCCGTCTATTTCAGATGGCCAATTGCTGTTTATGCAGCATTTGATCTCGAAACTCAATGCCCTAGGTATGGGAGTTGTGGTTCATAATGGCTCGACGCTGTTTAGTGGTGATGCAGGTTCGGCAGAAAGCAATATTCGGAAATGGATGCTGGATTCGGACATTGTGGAAGCGGTGATCCAGTTGCCGACGGATGAGTTTTTTAATACGGGCATTTACACCTATCTCTGGGTACTGAACAAGAATAAACCCGTCAATCGCCGTGATCGCGTGATGTTGATTAATGCCAGTGAGAAATTTAAGCCGCTGAAAAAGAGCAAGGGATCTAAGCGGAAAGAGGTGGATGAAGCTAGCCGATTGGAGATTGTGGAAACTCTAGCTCGATTCGTGGATAACGATTATGCACGAGTGTTTGATAAAGAGTTTTTCTATTTCAATAAGCAGGCGATTAGGCTCACGAATGTGGATGAGCAGGGCAGGACTTTTGCCAGTCGTCTCAAGGAGGGCAAAACCAGTCAGAAGCTGTCGCCGCTGAAGTTGGAAAACGGGGAACGGACGTTAACGGAATTTACGATTACGGAGTATGATTCGGAGCGGTTTGGCTCTTTGGCTGAGGTGTATGAGCAAGATATTAAGCCCTTTGTGAGTTCGCTGGACTACAAAGAGCAGCCATTGGTTGTGACGACGGAAAAGGCGCTGTATAGCTTTGATGCTGACCAGGAAACGCTGATTAAAGAAGGGTTAGGTAAGCGGGAGGCGTTGGGTTGTGGTCAGATTGTTGTGAAAGCAGCGTTTAAGAAGGGGACGAAAACCCAGCCTGAACGAATAGAAATTACGGTGGAATTAACGCCGGATTATCAGAAGGATTATGAGATTATTCCGTTTCATCGAGATGAGGCAGCGAACTGGGCAGAGATCCAGGCGTTTATGGCGAAGTATATTACTAAGCCGTTTGAGTATTTGGAAAATGTGGTGGGAGTGGAAATTAATTTTAATAAGGCGTTTTATAAGCCTGAGAAATTAAGAAGTGTAGAGGAGATTTTAGGAGAAGTTACCGCTCTTGATGAGGAGTTAAATAAGGTTGAAAAGGGGCTGGCATTATGA